In Nicotiana tabacum cultivar K326 chromosome 17, ASM71507v2, whole genome shotgun sequence, one DNA window encodes the following:
- the LOC107761059 gene encoding phosphatase IMPL1, chloroplastic isoform X1 codes for MGRCLLSSTVIPPLRTLLPSDPPKLAFPKNFSTHSAIFHYGVCTTGAKTSGAFCTKATLSEVGNNKKVYSKIGADSTGSIPSNELLQVVEAAAKTGAQVVMDAVNKPRNVTYKGLTDLVTDTDKSSEVAILEVVRKNFPDHLILGEEGGIIGDSSSDYLWCIDPLDGTTNFAHGYPSFAVSVGVLFRGKPAAATVVEFVGGPMCWNTRIFSAAAGKGAFANGEKIHVSGTDKVEQSLLVTGFGYDHDDPWATNMELFKDFTDVSRGVRRLGAAAVDMCHVALGIAEAYWEYRLKPWDMAAGVLIVEEAGGTVSCMDGGKFSVFDRSVLVSNGLLHAKLLEKIGPATENLKGKGIDFSVWFKPENYHTENQMLVKEVLAYGKLLLRNMASLKPDFISLLSKSHPYLIYSPLIFKN; via the exons ATGGGAAGATGTCTTCTTTCATCCACAGTTATTCCTCCTTTGAGAACTCTTCTTCCTTCTGATCCCCCTAAACTTGCATTCCCCAAGAATTTTAGCACACATTCAGCGATTTTTCATTACGGGGTTTGTACAACTGGAGCCAAAACAAGTGGAGCATTTTGTACAAAGGCTACTTTATCTGAGGTGGGTAACAACAAGAAAGTGTACTCAAAGATTGGTGCTGACTCAACTGGAAGTATTCCCTCTAACGAGCTCCTCCAAGTAGTTGAAGCTGCTGCCAAGACTGGTGCTCAG gtTGTAATGGATGCTGTGAATAAGCCTCGGAATGTTACCTATAAAGGGCTCACTGACCTAGTGACCGA CACAGATAAAAGTAGTGAAGTTGCTATCCTTGAAGTAGTGAGGAAGAATTTTCCAGATCATCTAATTCTTGGGGAGGAAGGAGGAATTATTGGGGATTCGTCATCTGATTATCTTTGGTGCATTGATCCTTTAG ATGGAACAACAAACTTTGCGCATGGCTATCCTAGCTTTGCGGTCTCTGTGGGTGTTCTTTTCAGAGGGAAGCCAGCTGCAGCTACCGTG GTTGAGTTTGTTGGTGGCCCTATGTGTTGGAATACTCGCATATTTTCTGCAGCTGCAG GCAAAGGAGCCTTTGCTAATGGTGAGAAGATTCATGTCAGTGGAACTGACAAG GTGGAACAATCTCTTCTAGTGACTGGATTTGGATATGATCATGATGATCCATGGGCAACCAATATGGAATTGTTCAAGGACTTTACTGATGTCAGCCGG GGTGTGAGAAGGCTTGGTGCTGCCGCAGTGGACATGTGTCATGTTGCTTTGGGGATTGCAGAAGCATATTGGGAATATCGCTTAAAGCCATGGGACATGGCTGCAGGAGTTCTG ATAGTTGAAGAGGCTGGAGGGACAGTTTCATGTATGGATGGTGGAAAGTTTTCAGTATTTGATAGATCTGTCTTGGTATCCAATGGTTTGCTTCATGCAAAG CTCCTTGAGAAAATTGGTCCAGCAACAGAGAATTTGAAGGGCAAAGGGATTGATTTCTCAGTGTGGTTCAAGCCagaaaattaccatacagag AATCAGATGCTCGTTAAAGAAGTCTTAGCATACGGCAAGCTGCTGCTGAGGAATATGGCATCTTTGAAACcagattttatttccttattgtCCAAATCCCATCCTTATCTAATATATTCTCCATTAATTTTCAAAAACTAA
- the LOC107761060 gene encoding lectin, giving the protein MGSGWSQDQDLQQNQELRNTSPQSHHNDAAVVNEEPRKSMPQSSKSIETNKTMEATRVVGFPHNYEEILKEADSSIDRSSMDKLYDQLYAGVFLNQKHKKYWVDKKSKGNCFMLYARDLLITWAENKRFWHWPLVQDSSDVLLPAAELLDVCWLEIHGRFNTVRLSPGFMYEVVFIVMLKDPAYGWENPVNLRLILPDGSRQGHKENMVEKPRGKWIEIPAGEFMTSADQKNGEIEFSLYEYEGGIWKRGLVIRGAVLRPKA; this is encoded by the exons ATGGGGTCAGGGTGGTCACAAGATCAGGATTTACAACAAAATCAAGAACTAAGAAACACTTCACCTCAAAGCCACCATAATGATGCCGCCGTAGTCAATGAAGAACCAAGAAAGAGTATGCCACAGAGCAGCAAGAGTATTGAGACTAACAAGACAATGGAAGCCACCAGAGTAGTTGGATTTCCACATAATTACGAAGAAATACTAAAAGAGGCAGATTCTTCTATTGACAGATCCTCCATGGACAAATTGTATGACCAGCTATATGCTGGAGTATTCTTGAACCAAAAGCACAAG AAATACTGGGTTGATAAGAAGTCAAAGGGAAACTGTTTCATGCTGTATGCAAGAGACCTCTTAATCACTTGGGCAGAAAACAAACGTTTCTGGCACTGGCCCTTGGTACAGGACTCGAG TGATGTGCTTCTTCCAGCAGCAGAATTACTAGATGTTTGCTGGCTAGAAATCCATGGAAGATTCAATACAGTTAGGCTATCTCCAGGATTCATGTATGAGGTTGTATTTATTGTCATGTTAAAGGATCCTGCTTATGGATGGGAAAATCCAGTGAATCTTCGACTCATTCTCCCAGATGGTAGCAGGCAAGGACATAAGGAGAATATGGTGGAAAAACCACGAGGAAAATGGATAGAAATCCCAGCAGGAGAGTTCATGACATCAGCAGATCAGAAGAATGGAGAGATAGAGTTCTCTCTATATGAATATGAAGGCGGAATTTGGAAGAGGGGGCTAGTCATCAGAGGTGCTGTCCTTCGCCCAAAAGCCTGA
- the LOC107761059 gene encoding phosphatase IMPL1, chloroplastic isoform X2, whose protein sequence is MGRCLLSSTVIPPLRTLLPSDPPKLAFPKNFSTHSAIFHYGVCTTGAKTSGAFCTKATLSEVGNNKKVYSKIGADSTGSIPSNELLQVVEAAAKTGAQVVMDAVNKPRNVTYKGLTDLVTDTDKSSEVAILEVVRKNFPDHLILGEEGGIIGDSSSDYLWCIDPLDGTTNFAHGYPSFAVSVGVLFRGKPAAATVVEFVGGPMCWNTRIFSAAAGKGAFANGEKIHVSGTDKVEQSLLVTGFGYDHDDPWATNMELFKDFTDVSRGVRRLGAAAVDMCHVALGIAEAYWEYRLKPWDMAAGVLIVEEAGGTVSCMDGGKFSVFDRSVLVSNGLLHAKLLEKIGPATENLKGKGIDFSVWFKPENYHTEV, encoded by the exons ATGGGAAGATGTCTTCTTTCATCCACAGTTATTCCTCCTTTGAGAACTCTTCTTCCTTCTGATCCCCCTAAACTTGCATTCCCCAAGAATTTTAGCACACATTCAGCGATTTTTCATTACGGGGTTTGTACAACTGGAGCCAAAACAAGTGGAGCATTTTGTACAAAGGCTACTTTATCTGAGGTGGGTAACAACAAGAAAGTGTACTCAAAGATTGGTGCTGACTCAACTGGAAGTATTCCCTCTAACGAGCTCCTCCAAGTAGTTGAAGCTGCTGCCAAGACTGGTGCTCAG gtTGTAATGGATGCTGTGAATAAGCCTCGGAATGTTACCTATAAAGGGCTCACTGACCTAGTGACCGA CACAGATAAAAGTAGTGAAGTTGCTATCCTTGAAGTAGTGAGGAAGAATTTTCCAGATCATCTAATTCTTGGGGAGGAAGGAGGAATTATTGGGGATTCGTCATCTGATTATCTTTGGTGCATTGATCCTTTAG ATGGAACAACAAACTTTGCGCATGGCTATCCTAGCTTTGCGGTCTCTGTGGGTGTTCTTTTCAGAGGGAAGCCAGCTGCAGCTACCGTG GTTGAGTTTGTTGGTGGCCCTATGTGTTGGAATACTCGCATATTTTCTGCAGCTGCAG GCAAAGGAGCCTTTGCTAATGGTGAGAAGATTCATGTCAGTGGAACTGACAAG GTGGAACAATCTCTTCTAGTGACTGGATTTGGATATGATCATGATGATCCATGGGCAACCAATATGGAATTGTTCAAGGACTTTACTGATGTCAGCCGG GGTGTGAGAAGGCTTGGTGCTGCCGCAGTGGACATGTGTCATGTTGCTTTGGGGATTGCAGAAGCATATTGGGAATATCGCTTAAAGCCATGGGACATGGCTGCAGGAGTTCTG ATAGTTGAAGAGGCTGGAGGGACAGTTTCATGTATGGATGGTGGAAAGTTTTCAGTATTTGATAGATCTGTCTTGGTATCCAATGGTTTGCTTCATGCAAAG CTCCTTGAGAAAATTGGTCCAGCAACAGAGAATTTGAAGGGCAAAGGGATTGATTTCTCAGTGTGGTTCAAGCCagaaaattaccatacagaggtTTGA
- the LOC142172121 gene encoding uncharacterized protein LOC142172121 produces the protein MQANDKVILKARSLSRFDNSSILTKGEVILATFAERVITDMKFQVIDADMAYNIILERPLIHDMDVVSSTLHQVLKFPSQWGIKQIRGNQRASRSINSTDVDSRPDVIQKPEKNEIIKTTTEELKVVILFVHWPDRKVYIGANLRPEMKDMTGILPKVMTHKLNEDPLHPPVKQIKRKQGAFKNQVIQDEV, from the exons ATGCAAGCTAATGATAAGGTCATACTAAAGGCACGGTCTTTATCTAGATTTGATAATTCAAGCATTCTTACCAAAGGGGAAGTTATACTGGCCACATTTGCAGAAAGAGTCATCACAGATATGAAGTTCCAAGTAATAGACGCGGACATGGCCTATAATATAATCTTGGAAAGACCATTgattcatgatatggatgttgtctCATCCACGTTGCATCAAGTTCTCAAATTCCCTTCACAGTGGGGAATCAAGCAAATCCGGGGAAATCAACGGGCTTCACGAAGTATTAATTCA ACTGATGTTGACTCAAGACCTGATGTGATTCAAAAGCCAGAGAAAAATGAGATCATTAAAACAACCACGGAGGAGCTCAAAGTTGTAATACTATTTGTCCACTGGCCAGACAGAAAAGTTTACATCGGAGCAAATTTGAGGCCagaaatgaaag atatgacaggtatactaCCAAAGGTGATGACTCATAAGCTAAATGAGGATCCATTACACCCACCTGTCAAGCAAATAAAAAGGAAGCAAGGGGCCTTCAAAAATCAAGTGATCCAGGATGAAGTATAA